From a single Lolium rigidum isolate FL_2022 chromosome 7, APGP_CSIRO_Lrig_0.1, whole genome shotgun sequence genomic region:
- the LOC124671883 gene encoding disease resistance protein RGA5-like → MRTQMVIRMHISSEKGYSKAIKVAAAVTGVESVTITGEDRNLLLVIGAGIDSNRITEKLRRKVGKAEVVELRTVDHHYGSNHPGDHHPYRYHPNQSLYKHEAALDLHYYTEGYQNAAGTYGHDYYGGGGGYQGHQYKQHNYYAYAPTPGNTHTVVHHGHGYSDDPNSCSIM, encoded by the exons ATGAGG ACGCAGATGGTGATCAGGATGCACATCAGCTCTGAGAAGGGCTACTCCAAAGCTATCAAGGTGGCAGCTGCAGTCACCG GTGTTGAGTCCGTGACGATCACGGGCGAGGACAGGAACCTACTGCTGGTGATCGGCGCCGGGATCGACTCAAACCGCATCACCGAAAAGCTGCGCCGCAAGGTCGGCAAAGCGGAGGTGGTGGAGCTGCGCACCGTCGACCACCACTATGGATCAAACCACCCCGGCGACCACCATCCGTACCGCTACCACCCGAACCAGAGCCTGTACAAGCACGAGGCCGCGCTCGACCTCCACTACTACACTGAGGGCTACCAGAACGCGGCCGGGACGTACGGACATGACTActacggcggcggtggtggctacCAGGGCCACCAGTACAAGCAGCACAACTACTATGCCTATGCGCCGACGCCGGGGAACACCCACACGGTGGTGCACCACGGCCACGGGTACTCGGACGATCCCAACAGCTGCTCCATCATGTAG